Proteins encoded in a region of the Rhizobium sp. CC-YZS058 genome:
- a CDS encoding alpha/beta hydrolase gives MTMIETRSGTKLYVKEWGQGRPVVLLHGWPLSADSWDDFAYAAANQGFRAIAYDRRGFGRSEQPWDGYDYDTLADDLADVLQATRAEDAALFGFSMGGGEVARYMSRHGGRGVSKAALIASVVPYMLQTSDNPDGTPQSTFDGMTKGMLEDRAHFFHSFFKSFYGVGVFTGSVSDEVIDWSVNQSMMAGLKPTLACAEAFATTDFRPDLAHFRVPTLIIHGTSDATVPIDAAARAAHAGIPGSTLIEYDGGPHGLFASHKERLTQDLLDFLRR, from the coding sequence ATGACCATGATTGAAACGCGCTCGGGCACCAAGCTCTATGTGAAGGAGTGGGGGCAGGGGCGGCCGGTGGTGTTGCTGCATGGCTGGCCGCTTTCGGCGGACAGCTGGGACGATTTTGCCTATGCGGCTGCCAACCAGGGCTTCCGGGCCATCGCCTACGACCGGCGCGGCTTCGGCCGGTCGGAGCAGCCCTGGGACGGCTACGACTACGACACGCTGGCCGACGACCTCGCCGATGTGCTGCAGGCCACCAGGGCTGAGGATGCCGCGCTGTTCGGCTTCTCCATGGGCGGCGGCGAGGTTGCGCGCTACATGTCCCGCCATGGTGGCCGTGGTGTCTCCAAGGCGGCGCTGATCGCCTCCGTCGTGCCCTATATGCTCCAGACCAGCGACAATCCCGACGGGACACCGCAATCGACCTTCGACGGCATGACCAAGGGCATGCTCGAGGATCGGGCGCATTTCTTCCATAGCTTCTTCAAGAGCTTCTACGGCGTCGGCGTCTTCACCGGTTCGGTCAGCGACGAGGTCATCGACTGGTCGGTCAACCAGTCGATGATGGCGGGCCTGAAGCCGACGCTCGCCTGCGCGGAAGCCTTCGCCACGACCGATTTCCGGCCGGACCTCGCGCATTTCCGCGTGCCGACGCTGATCATCCACGGCACCAGCGATGCGACGGTGCCGATCGACGCCGCAGCGCGCGCGGCGCATGCCGGCATCCCCGGGTCGACTCTGATCGAGTATGACGGCGGCCCGCACGGCCTGTTCGCTTCACACAAGGAGCGGCTGACGCAGGATCTGCTCGATTTCCTGCGCCGATAG
- a CDS encoding 23S rRNA (adenine(2030)-N(6))-methyltransferase RlmJ — protein MNYRHIYHAGNVADVLKHAVLARLVTYLKQKDKAFRVLDTHAGIGLYDLSSEEAQKTGEWRDGIGRLLDVPIPDAVASLLAPYLDAVAELNPEGGVRFYPGSPKLARMLLRPQDRLAAMELHPDDFATLHRLFDGDYQSRITELDGWLALGAHLPPKEKRGLVLVDPPFEQENDYARMARHLAKAYRRFPGGLYCLWYPLKRGAPIEDFHESLKALGIPKMLCAELSLRSDRETTGLSGSGLILVNPPFTLKDELSRLLPFLKERLAQDRFAGTRLFWLSGETVAPRADEA, from the coding sequence ATGAATTACAGGCATATCTATCACGCGGGCAATGTGGCGGACGTGCTCAAGCATGCGGTCCTCGCCCGGCTGGTCACCTATCTCAAGCAGAAGGACAAGGCCTTCCGGGTGCTCGACACCCATGCCGGCATCGGCCTTTACGACCTGTCCTCCGAGGAAGCGCAGAAGACAGGCGAATGGCGCGACGGGATCGGCCGGCTGCTCGACGTGCCGATTCCCGACGCCGTCGCCTCCCTGCTCGCCCCCTATCTCGATGCCGTTGCGGAGCTGAACCCCGAGGGCGGCGTGCGTTTCTATCCGGGCTCGCCCAAACTCGCCCGCATGCTCCTTCGGCCGCAGGACCGGTTGGCGGCGATGGAGCTGCATCCGGACGATTTCGCCACCCTGCACCGGCTGTTCGACGGCGATTATCAGAGCCGCATCACCGAACTCGACGGCTGGCTGGCGCTCGGTGCCCACTTGCCGCCCAAGGAGAAGCGCGGGCTGGTGCTGGTCGATCCGCCCTTCGAGCAGGAAAACGACTATGCCCGCATGGCCCGCCATCTCGCCAAGGCCTATCGCCGCTTCCCCGGCGGCCTGTACTGCCTCTGGTATCCGTTGAAGCGCGGTGCGCCGATCGAGGACTTCCACGAGAGCCTCAAGGCGCTCGGCATTCCGAAGATGCTCTGTGCCGAACTCAGCCTGCGCAGCGATAGGGAGACGACCGGGCTTTCCGGCTCCGGGCTGATCCTCGTCAACCCGCCCTTCACGCTGAAGGACGAGCTCTCGCGCCTCCTGCCTTTCCTGAAAGAACGCCTGGCGCAGGATCGTTTTGCGGGGACGCGGCTGTTCTGGCTGTCGGGCGAAACAGTGGCGCCGCGCGCGGATGAGGCTTGA
- a CDS encoding SDR family oxidoreductase, which translates to MRHPLKTALVTGGARRIGRAIVEDLASHGFAVAIHAHGSTGEAEALAATIRDRGGRAAAVGGDLANVAALPGLMAAAASALGPIGLLVNNASVFAKDSLDAFDETVWDRHFALHVKAPSVLTGLFAAQLPNDAAGLVVNMIDQRVWAPNPRFYSYMLSKSALLTATVTMAQALAPAIRVNGIGPGPTLPNERQSEDDFRAQIDALILKLGPGLEDFGRTIRYLFDTPSITGQMIALDGGQHLAWETPDLLEIVE; encoded by the coding sequence GTGCGACACCCCCTAAAAACAGCGCTGGTGACCGGCGGCGCCCGCCGCATCGGCCGCGCCATCGTCGAGGATCTGGCCAGCCATGGTTTCGCCGTGGCGATCCATGCCCACGGCTCCACGGGCGAGGCCGAGGCGCTGGCTGCGACGATCCGCGACCGGGGCGGCCGCGCGGCCGCTGTCGGTGGCGATCTGGCGAATGTTGCGGCCCTGCCCGGTCTCATGGCGGCCGCAGCTTCGGCGCTCGGGCCGATCGGGCTGCTGGTCAACAATGCCTCGGTCTTTGCCAAGGATAGCCTCGACGCCTTCGATGAGACCGTCTGGGACCGTCACTTCGCCCTGCATGTCAAAGCGCCGTCCGTGCTGACGGGTCTCTTCGCCGCGCAGTTGCCAAATGATGCGGCGGGGCTCGTGGTCAATATGATCGACCAGCGCGTCTGGGCTCCCAATCCGAGATTTTATTCCTATATGCTGTCCAAGTCCGCGCTTCTGACGGCGACGGTGACCATGGCGCAGGCGCTGGCACCGGCGATCCGCGTCAACGGCATCGGCCCGGGGCCGACCCTGCCGAACGAGCGCCAGAGCGAGGACGACTTTCGGGCGCAGATCGACGCGCTGATCCTCAAACTGGGCCCCGGGCTCGAGGATTTCGGCCGCACGATCCGCTACCTGTTCGACACGCCGTCGATCACCGGTCAGATGATCGCGCTCGATGGCGGGCAGCATCTGGCGTGGGAAACGCCGGATCTCCTGGAGATTGTGGAATGA
- the purN gene encoding phosphoribosylglycinamide formyltransferase, with protein MSGAGQGPIAGRKRVVVFISGSGSNMVALLNTAEKPDFPAEIIGVVSDKAAAGGLLKAAARGVPTAVFERKDFADKAAHEAAILAYLETLSPDLLCLAGYMRLLSGAFIKRFEGRILNIHPSLLPAFPGLHTHQRAIDAGMAEAGCTVHFVTEGMDEGPVILQARVPVLRGDTAEALAARVLVEEHRLYADALALVASGAVTMDRA; from the coding sequence GTGAGCGGGGCGGGTCAAGGCCCGATCGCCGGGCGCAAGCGCGTCGTCGTCTTCATTTCCGGCAGCGGCTCGAACATGGTCGCCCTGCTGAATACCGCGGAGAAGCCGGATTTCCCGGCCGAGATCATTGGCGTCGTCTCCGACAAGGCCGCGGCCGGCGGTCTGCTCAAGGCGGCGGCGCGCGGCGTTCCGACGGCCGTCTTCGAGCGCAAGGATTTTGCCGACAAGGCCGCGCATGAAGCCGCAATCCTCGCCTATCTCGAAACGCTCTCTCCGGATCTTCTCTGCCTGGCGGGCTATATGCGGCTGTTGAGCGGCGCCTTCATCAAGCGCTTCGAAGGCCGGATCCTCAACATCCACCCCTCCCTGCTCCCCGCTTTCCCCGGCCTGCACACCCACCAGCGCGCGATCGACGCGGGCATGGCGGAGGCCGGCTGCACCGTGCATTTCGTGACGGAAGGCATGGATGAGGGTCCGGTGATCCTGCAGGCCCGCGTACCTGTGCTCCGCGGCGACACGGCCGAGGCACTCGCGGCCCGCGTGCTAGTCGAGGAGCATCGCCTCTATGCAGACGCCTTGGCGCTGGTCGCATCAGGCGCCGTCACCATGGACCGCGCCTGA
- a CDS encoding NUDIX domain-containing protein has translation MTKFDAVKVEVLKDETLSKNWYHLRNVTVAYTGTDGRTRKLKRETYDRGNGATILLYDPERDSIVLVRQFRVPPFMNGHSGILLETPAGLLDGDEPAEAIRREVMEETGYQVDAVRHLFQAFMSPGAVTEIVHFYAATVKSGDRIATGGGVATEDEDIEVVELPLDQALAMIPTGEICDGKTIMLLQWAALNRASLRG, from the coding sequence ATGACCAAATTCGATGCCGTGAAGGTCGAGGTTCTCAAGGACGAGACGCTGTCCAAGAACTGGTATCACCTGCGCAATGTGACCGTTGCCTATACCGGCACGGATGGGCGCACGCGCAAGCTCAAGCGCGAGACCTATGACCGCGGCAACGGCGCGACGATCCTGCTCTATGATCCCGAGCGCGACAGCATCGTGCTCGTGCGCCAGTTCCGCGTGCCGCCCTTCATGAACGGCCACTCCGGCATCCTTCTCGAAACGCCAGCCGGCCTTCTGGATGGCGACGAACCGGCCGAGGCCATCCGTCGCGAGGTGATGGAGGAAACCGGCTACCAGGTCGACGCGGTCCGCCACCTCTTCCAGGCCTTCATGTCACCGGGCGCGGTGACCGAGATCGTCCATTTCTACGCCGCAACCGTTAAAAGCGGCGACCGCATCGCCACCGGCGGCGGTGTGGCGACGGAAGACGAGGACATCGAGGTGGTCGAACTCCCCCTCGACCAGGCGCTGGCCATGATCCCCACCGGTGAGATCTGCGACGGCAAGACCATCATGCTGCTGCAATGGGCGGCGCTGAACCGGGCGAGTTTGCGGGGGTAG
- a CDS encoding ribonuclease T2 family protein, whose amino-acid sequence MRGALAALALLVSSVPPAASQTPIFGSGRAERAPQADHAASAFDFYVLSLSWSPSWCAENDRGARTAQCRKAHGFIVHGLWPQAESGFPQFCRSSEPARVPERLGRSLFDLMPSMGLIGHQWRKHGTCSGLSQADYFQTLRAARERITLPPALNDAEERLTPAAIERLLTEANPGLTPDGLAVTCDGGKLDEVRICLTKDLDFRACREVDRAGCRARTLTIPSSR is encoded by the coding sequence GTGCGCGGCGCGCTTGCCGCGCTTGCACTGCTGGTCTCCTCCGTGCCGCCGGCAGCCTCGCAGACGCCGATCTTCGGCAGCGGGCGGGCAGAGCGTGCCCCGCAGGCGGACCACGCCGCCTCCGCCTTCGATTTCTACGTCCTGTCGCTCTCCTGGTCGCCCAGCTGGTGCGCCGAGAACGACCGCGGGGCGCGCACGGCCCAGTGCCGCAAGGCCCATGGCTTCATCGTCCACGGTCTGTGGCCGCAGGCGGAAAGCGGCTTTCCGCAATTTTGCCGCAGCTCCGAGCCGGCCCGCGTGCCGGAGCGGCTGGGGCGCAGCCTCTTCGACCTCATGCCGTCGATGGGGTTGATCGGCCACCAGTGGCGCAAGCATGGCACCTGCTCGGGCCTGTCGCAGGCCGATTATTTTCAGACGCTGCGTGCCGCCCGTGAACGCATCACCCTCCCGCCGGCCCTCAACGATGCGGAGGAGCGCCTGACGCCCGCCGCCATCGAGCGCCTGCTGACGGAGGCCAATCCAGGGCTCACGCCGGATGGCCTGGCGGTGACCTGCGACGGTGGGAAACTCGATGAAGTGAGGATCTGCCTGACCAAGGATCTCGACTTCCGCGCCTGCCGCGAGGTGGACCGCGCCGGGTGCCGCGCCCGCACACTCACCATTCCCTCCTCCCGCTGA
- a CDS encoding glutathione S-transferase — MKLHYSPASPYSTKARMAAHYAGVAVENVLTDTTSNPPDLIASNPLGKIPTLVLDDGRAIYDSSVITRFLDRESGGKLMPRNAEKRLDAEILEALCDGICDSLLAVVYEKRFHPPEKVHQPWIDRQWEKVSRGLDHLEAHLPKIGTRLHAGHFALAAMLRYIELRFEGEWQAGRPKLAKWPKKFEKHFPDYSLFKA; from the coding sequence ATGAAGCTGCATTATTCCCCCGCCTCCCCCTATTCCACCAAGGCCCGCATGGCGGCTCATTATGCCGGCGTGGCGGTGGAGAACGTCCTGACGGACACGACCTCCAACCCGCCGGATCTGATCGCCAGCAACCCGCTCGGCAAGATCCCGACCTTGGTGCTGGACGATGGGCGGGCGATCTATGACAGCAGCGTCATCACCCGCTTCCTGGATCGCGAGAGCGGCGGCAAGCTGATGCCGCGCAATGCCGAAAAGCGGCTCGACGCGGAGATCCTCGAGGCGCTGTGCGACGGGATCTGCGACAGCCTGCTTGCGGTCGTCTACGAGAAACGCTTCCACCCGCCGGAAAAGGTGCATCAGCCCTGGATCGACCGGCAATGGGAAAAGGTCAGCCGCGGCCTCGACCATCTGGAGGCCCATCTGCCGAAAATCGGCACGCGCCTGCACGCCGGCCACTTCGCGCTCGCCGCCATGCTGCGCTACATAGAACTGCGCTTCGAAGGCGAATGGCAGGCGGGACGACCGAAGCTCGCCAAATGGCCGAAGAAATTCGAGAAGCATTTCCCGGACTACAGCCTGTTCAAGGCTTGA
- the dcd gene encoding dCTP deaminase produces the protein MILIDREIRIALKDHLFEITPLPDLEVAVSSTSIDLKLSDTFKTWKAMPGMTISPGKSGYSYSKISDLQEGHKGPFKLAPGAFVLAWTRERVVIPFKSRLAARVEGKSSLARLGISIHVTAPVIHSGFTGQIQLEMYNFGPYEIELTPEMYVCQLVFEMTTGTPERGYSGIFSGQSE, from the coding sequence ATGATCCTGATCGATCGGGAAATCCGGATTGCATTGAAAGATCATCTTTTTGAAATTACCCCGTTGCCCGATCTTGAAGTTGCCGTTTCGTCGACGAGCATCGACCTGAAGCTTTCCGACACATTTAAAACGTGGAAAGCGATGCCAGGCATGACAATCAGCCCCGGCAAGTCGGGGTATAGCTACTCGAAGATCTCTGATCTTCAGGAAGGGCATAAAGGTCCCTTCAAACTTGCGCCGGGTGCATTCGTGTTGGCCTGGACACGTGAACGGGTCGTCATCCCGTTCAAATCGCGCCTCGCTGCACGAGTCGAAGGAAAGAGTTCTCTTGCACGCCTAGGCATCAGCATCCATGTCACGGCTCCCGTGATCCATTCCGGATTTACGGGGCAGATCCAGCTGGAAATGTACAACTTCGGACCTTACGAAATCGAACTCACGCCCGAAATGTATGTCTGCCAGCTGGTATTCGAGATGACGACTGGCACGCCGGAACGAGGCTATTCCGGCATCTTTTCGGGGCAGTCGGAGTAA
- a CDS encoding outer membrane protein translates to MRTLITTLMASAMSFAAFSAAQAADAIDEVPAAPAAAYSEPVVKNWSGAYVGGTANWNHGEFKATGDRTAAGFGGGLYTGYNMQNGQIVYGAETDINYQDTDVDGDARSMKQGVNGSLRARVGYDLNPVLVYGTAGVAAADIKARQNGGSDSKTAIGWTAGGGAEAFVTDNITARVEYRYTDYGSKSFDVPGRNFSSGYDEHSVKVGMGVKF, encoded by the coding sequence ATGCGTACTCTCATCACCACTCTCATGGCATCCGCCATGTCGTTCGCCGCCTTCTCGGCCGCACAGGCCGCCGATGCGATCGACGAAGTGCCGGCCGCTCCGGCTGCCGCCTACAGCGAGCCGGTCGTCAAGAACTGGTCTGGCGCCTATGTCGGTGGTACGGCCAACTGGAACCACGGCGAGTTCAAGGCCACGGGCGACCGCACGGCGGCCGGCTTCGGCGGCGGTCTCTACACCGGCTACAACATGCAGAACGGCCAGATCGTCTACGGTGCCGAAACCGACATCAACTACCAGGATACGGATGTCGACGGCGATGCTCGCTCGATGAAGCAGGGCGTCAACGGCTCGCTGCGTGCCCGCGTCGGCTATGACCTGAACCCGGTTCTCGTCTACGGCACCGCCGGTGTTGCCGCTGCCGACATCAAGGCTCGCCAGAATGGCGGTTCCGACAGCAAGACTGCAATCGGCTGGACGGCCGGCGGCGGTGCGGAAGCCTTCGTCACCGACAACATCACGGCCCGCGTCGAGTACCGCTACACCGACTACGGCTCCAAGAGCTTCGACGTCCCCGGCCGCAACTTCTCCTCCGGCTATGACGAACACAGCGTCAAGGTCGGCATGGGCGTGAAGTTCTAA
- a CDS encoding molybdopterin oxidoreductase family protein: protein MSYRNRMTVATPIISEKPARGTARYAASVCPHDCPSACALEVELTQDGRIGRLRGAADNSYTAGVICAKVARYTERIYHPARLLQPKRRIGAKGGGDWQEIGWDDALDLVAEAFLKAEARHGSEAVWPYFYAGTMGQVQRDSIERLRHAKRYSGFFSSICTNPAWTGFTMATGALRGPDPREMAKSDCVVIWGTNAVSTQVNVMTHAIKARKDRGAKIVVIDIYDNPTMKQADLALILRPGTDGALACAAMHIAFRDGYADRAYLASHADDPQGLEAHLKSRDPAWASAITGLSIEEIEAFGRLVGTTPRSFFRLGYGFTRQRNGAAAIHAAASLPTVLGSWKHEGGGAFHSNNDIFRFDKRALLGTALRDDTIRMLDQSQVGRVLTGDAQALRGGGPVTAMLIQNTNPVNVAPEQRLVKQGFLRDDLFVAVHEQFMTDTALVADLVLPATMFLEHDDLYRGGGHQHVLLGPKLIEPPDSVRTNLFVIEELAKRLGVADQPGFGRDERAHIEAILAPYGIGFDGLKAEKWLDVQPDFETAHFIHGFGHPDGRFRFRADWRTTPAPNRPPETVGLLGPVESLPAFPDHMETIEAADAAHPFRLATSPARSFLNSTFAETPSSVSREGRPEAMIHPEDAAALGILEGDIVKLGNQRGEIRLHARLGGGARRGVVIAEGLWPNGAHLDGEGINVLTGADPVAPYGGAAFHDNHIWLKKDMSAQ from the coding sequence CTGTCCTATAGAAACCGCATGACTGTTGCGACCCCCATCATCTCCGAAAAGCCGGCCCGCGGCACGGCCCGCTACGCGGCCTCCGTCTGTCCGCATGATTGTCCCTCGGCCTGCGCACTGGAAGTGGAGCTCACGCAGGACGGCCGGATCGGCCGCCTGCGGGGCGCGGCCGACAACAGCTATACGGCCGGCGTCATCTGCGCCAAGGTCGCCCGCTATACGGAGCGGATCTATCATCCCGCCCGGCTTCTGCAGCCGAAGCGGCGCATCGGCGCCAAGGGCGGCGGCGACTGGCAGGAGATCGGCTGGGACGATGCGCTCGACCTCGTGGCCGAGGCCTTCCTGAAGGCGGAAGCCCGGCACGGCAGCGAGGCGGTCTGGCCCTATTTCTATGCCGGCACCATGGGCCAGGTGCAGCGCGATTCAATCGAGCGGCTGCGCCATGCCAAGCGCTATTCCGGCTTCTTCTCCTCGATCTGCACCAACCCGGCCTGGACCGGCTTCACCATGGCGACCGGCGCGCTGCGCGGACCGGACCCGCGCGAAATGGCGAAATCGGACTGCGTGGTGATCTGGGGCACGAACGCGGTCTCCACCCAGGTCAACGTGATGACCCACGCCATCAAGGCCCGCAAGGATCGCGGCGCCAAGATCGTCGTCATCGACATCTACGACAATCCGACGATGAAGCAGGCGGATCTGGCGCTGATCCTGCGGCCCGGCACCGATGGGGCGCTTGCCTGCGCCGCAATGCACATCGCCTTCCGCGACGGCTATGCCGACCGAGCCTATCTCGCCAGCCATGCCGATGACCCGCAGGGGCTGGAAGCGCATCTGAAAAGCCGGGATCCGGCCTGGGCGTCCGCAATCACCGGTCTCTCCATCGAGGAGATCGAGGCCTTCGGCCGGCTGGTTGGCACGACGCCGCGGAGCTTCTTCCGCTTGGGCTACGGCTTCACCCGCCAGCGCAACGGCGCGGCCGCCATTCACGCGGCGGCAAGCCTGCCGACCGTGCTCGGTTCCTGGAAGCACGAGGGCGGTGGCGCCTTCCATTCCAACAACGATATCTTCCGCTTCGACAAGCGGGCGCTGCTCGGCACGGCGCTGCGCGACGACACGATCCGCATGCTCGACCAGTCGCAGGTCGGCCGTGTGCTGACCGGCGATGCGCAAGCTCTGCGCGGCGGCGGCCCGGTCACCGCCATGCTGATCCAGAACACCAATCCGGTGAACGTCGCGCCGGAGCAGCGGCTGGTGAAGCAGGGTTTCCTGCGGGACGATCTTTTCGTCGCGGTGCACGAACAGTTCATGACTGACACGGCGCTTGTCGCCGATCTCGTGCTGCCGGCCACGATGTTCCTCGAGCATGACGATCTCTATCGCGGCGGCGGGCACCAGCATGTGCTGCTCGGCCCGAAACTGATCGAGCCGCCGGACAGCGTGCGCACGAACCTCTTCGTGATCGAGGAACTCGCCAAGCGCCTGGGCGTCGCCGATCAGCCGGGCTTCGGGCGCGACGAGCGGGCGCATATCGAGGCGATCCTCGCGCCCTATGGCATCGGCTTCGATGGGCTGAAGGCGGAGAAGTGGCTCGACGTCCAGCCGGATTTCGAGACGGCGCATTTCATCCACGGCTTCGGCCACCCCGACGGCCGCTTCCGCTTCCGCGCCGACTGGCGCACGACGCCGGCGCCGAACCGGCCGCCGGAGACCGTCGGCCTGCTTGGCCCGGTCGAAAGCCTGCCGGCCTTCCCCGATCACATGGAAACGATCGAGGCGGCCGACGCCGCGCATCCCTTCCGGCTCGCCACCTCGCCGGCACGCTCCTTCCTCAATTCGACCTTTGCTGAAACCCCGTCCTCCGTCAGTCGCGAAGGCCGGCCGGAAGCGATGATCCATCCGGAGGATGCCGCGGCCCTCGGCATTCTCGAGGGCGATATCGTCAAGCTCGGCAACCAGCGCGGCGAGATCCGGCTGCATGCGCGGCTCGGCGGCGGTGCGCGCCGGGGCGTGGTGATCGCCGAAGGGCTCTGGCCGAACGGCGCCCATCTCGACGGCGAAGGAATCAACGTGCTCACCGGCGCGGATCCTGTCGCCCCCTATGGCGGCGCCGCCTTCCACGACAACCACATCTGGCTGAAGAAGGACATGTCCGCGCAATGA